The following coding sequences lie in one Crassostrea angulata isolate pt1a10 chromosome 10, ASM2561291v2, whole genome shotgun sequence genomic window:
- the LOC128167315 gene encoding uncharacterized protein LOC128167315 has translation MAAAVAQGVESRIRTLAQTKRIRIKDYFQDFDKLKGGAVTENQFFRCLWSALGLQMDAKDAEVLKQKYMRNDGSVNYMQFCNEIDLNFNPNNLKKNPRDQTVEVPEFLGTIRSVRPLPPTDEEKLLTLLGKMQKFYQYHGINLRTCYEDFDRHHMGVVTESQFHRQFPGPPDVSDNEIALLVQKYRDPDRPGLFNYLNLHHDLVAIQQHMAAQKELPSIGSKKNMDQVPIIETGDTALNEIFERIRVAVFKNGIRTTEFFRDHDKLRSGIVTESQFKCGLSLAVGKEAQLSRAEIQKVVEYYRVAEDRVQYREFCQMMENAFNIPELEKKPLQNVVRPQRGALSRTLKGLTDEEDMQCEQILQKIREQVQRRRLMIYPYFKDHDRGVAYTRVVTPTQFSRVLHYLSLNVNPEELKLLLRKFQDPASGDVNYPAFVQTVDKEFVGHTLEDVSMIDQTRTNVPVVEKEVSAEDSNVSFEELMARIRHIVLTNRLRVIEFFQDFDPLRSGYISKTQFKRALATMGLSKLGSQDLTEAQYQMLAKYYESSSSSDKVCWKQFHDDIENVFTQPGLEKAPTYQVPQSEVFRVPKPGTVNWEGASQDHLNLVAETMNRLQQKVNQRRILCKPCFQDFDRHNNGHVTKTQFRQCLTYLQLNASEEEMKALEAKFCNDMGFNYIAFLQELQPYTPPDFMYEKRLEDVRQTNVRTRLPETDPISDLEGVLIKIKTKVSRERLRVLDFMRDYDKLRSGRMLKTSFRRALDLCGFQLKESEICILEDRYQSRKDPDYVEYTQFCDEVESIFTFKELEKAPLQEVVPFKPPEEWKQNAFKNAEEQQTFENAMYKIAEKVRKHQMQLFPLFEDYDRVHRGCVSESQFHRVLTELELGSLVNRQEIELISNCFLINQGRRDVYYIGFCDKIYEIAKFEWRKP, from the exons ATGGCTGCCGCAGTGGCCCAAGGCGTTGAAAGTAGAATCAGAACTCTTGCACAAACAAAACGCATCAGAATCAAAGATTACTTCCAAGACTTTGATAAACTAAAAGGAGGTGCAGTTACAg AGAACCAGTTTTTCAGATGTCTATGGAGTGCTTTAGGTTTGCAAATGGACGCCAAAGATGCGGAGGTCctcaaacaaaaatacatgAGGAATGATGGCTCAGTCAATTATATGCAGTTTTGCAATGAAATTGATTTGAACTTCAACCCAAACAACCTGAAAAAGAACCCAAGAGATCAAACTGTTGAAGTACCTGAATT CCTTGGAACTATCAGATCTGTTAGGCCCCTGCCTCCCACTGATGAGGAGAAACTGCTGACACTTTTGGGGAAAATGCAGAAGTTTTATCAGTATCATGGAATCAATCTCAGGACATGCTATGAAGATTTTGACAGGCACCACATGGGCGTTGTCACTGAAAGTCAG TTCCACAGACAATTTCCTGGCCCACCGGATGTGAGTGACAATGAAATTGCACTGCTGGTTCAGAAATACAGAGACCCCGACAGGCCGGGTCTGTTTAACTACCTGAATCTTCACCATGATTTAGTGGCCATTCAACAACATATGGCTGCTCAGAAAGAGCTGCCTTCCATTGGATCCAAGAAAAACATGGACCAAGTTCCAATTATT GAAACAGGAGATACAGCCCTGAATGAAATCTTTGAGAGAATCAGAGTGGCTGTGTTTAAGAATGGTATCCGAACAACAGAATTCTTCCGCGACCACGACAAACTGCGGAGCGGGATTGTGACAGAAAGTCAGTTCAAGTGTGGCCTGTCCCTGGCGGTGGGGAAGGAGGCCCAGCTCTCCAGGGCGGAGATCCAGAAGGTTGTGGAGTATTACAGGGTGGCTGAGGACAGGGTCCAGTACAGAGAGTTCTGTCAGATGATGGAGAATG CATTCAACATCCCTGAGTTGGAGAAGAAGCCTCTACAAAATGTTGTACGTCCTCAGAGGGGTGCTTTATCCAGA ACATTGAAAGGGCTGACTGATGAAGAGGATATGCAGTGTGAGCAGATTCTGCAGAAGATCCGAGAACAAGTCCAGAGGCGGAGATTAATGATCTACCCTTACTTCAAAGACCACGACAGA GGAGTGGCCTACACCAGAGTTGTGACTCCCACTCAGTTCTCCCGAGTTCTCCATTACCTGAGCCTGAATGTCAACCCTGAAGAGCTGAAGCTTCTGCTGAGGAAATTCCAGGACCCAGCCAGTGGGGACGTCAACTACCCAGCCTTTGTACAAACTGTGGATAAAG AATTTGTTGGCCACACCTTGGAGGATGTCAGTATGATCGACCAAACCAGAACCAATGTCCCGGTTGTAGAGAAGGAAGTGTCTGCAGAAGACAGCAATGTCTCGTTTGAGGAGCTGATGGCCAGAATCCGCCATATTGTTCTTACCAACAGACTGCGA GTGATAGAATTTTTCCAAGACTTTGATCCCCTGAGGAGCGGTTACATCAGTAAGACTCAGTTCAAGCGAGCCCTGGCAACCATGGGGCTGAGTAAGCTCGGGTCCCAGGATCTGACTGAGGCTCAGTATCAGATGCTGGCCAAGTACTACGAGAGCTCAAGCTCCTCGGACAAAGTCTGCTGGAAGCAGTTCCACGATGATATAGAAAATG TTTTCACACAGCCAGGACTTGAGAAGGCTCCAACCTATCAAGTTCCACAGTCGGAGGTTTTCAGGGTCCCCAAGCCTGGTACAGTGAACTGGGAGGGAGCAAGCCAAGACCACCTGAACCTGGTGGCAGAAACCATGAACCGTCTCCAACAGAAGGTCAACCAGAGGAGGATCCTGTGTAAACCATGCTTTCAGGACTTTGATAG acacaacaatggCCATGTGACCAAGACACAGTTCCGCCAATGCTTAACGTACTTACAACTGAACGCCAGCGAGGAAGAAATGAAGGCCCTGGAGGCCAAGTTCTGCAATGACATGGGCTTTAACTACATCGCCTTCCTGCAAGAGCTACAGCCCTACACGCCCCCGGACTTCATGTACGAGAAGAGGCTGGAAGACGTCCGTCAGACTAACGTTAGGACCAGACTGCCGGAAACAGACCCTATCTCTGATCTTGAGGGTGTGCTAATAAAGATCAAAACTAAG gTATCCAGAGAGAGACTGAGAGTGTTGGACTTTATGAGGGATTATGATAAGCTGCGCTCCGGACGAATGCTGAAGACATCTTTCAGGAGAGCCCTGGATCTGTGTGGATTCCAGCTGAAGGAATCAGAAATCTGTATCCTTGAAGATAG ATACCAGTCCAGGAAGGACCCAGATTACGTGGAGTACACCCAGTTCTGCGATGAAGTGGAGTCCATTTTTACCTTCAAGGAGCTAGAGAAGGCACCGCTCCAGGAGGTGGTCCCATTCAAACCTCCAGAGGAGTGGAAGCAAAATGCATTTAAGAATGCCGAGGAACAGCAAACTTTTGAGAATGCCATGTACAAAATTGCTGAAAAG GTCAGGAAACATCAGATGCAGTTATTCCCCTTGTTTGAGGATTATGACAGGGTTCACCGAGGCTGTGTGTCCGAATCTCAGTTCCACCGAGTCCTGACTGAGCTCGAGCTCGGAAGTCTCGTCAACAGACAGGAAATCGAACTTATCTCGAACTGTTTCCTCATCAACCAGGGTCGACGAGATGTATATTACATCGGTTTCTGtgataaaatttatgaaattgccaaatttgagtggagaaaaccgtaa